In Haloplanus rubicundus, one DNA window encodes the following:
- a CDS encoding PINc/VapC family ATPase, producing the protein MNVVPDTSAVIDGRVSERVDDGSYEGATITVPEAVVGELEWQANEGHDTGWEGIEELQRLVEMAAEGTITVEYYGERPSAGQIRGADEGDIDAVVRDVAADLDATLLTSDVVQAEVSKAKGLDVEYVEPRGRDAEGLQIESFFDETTMSVHLRAGAKPKAKRGDIGDMHYQVIGDEPTTEAEMKEFAHDIAETARASPDGFVELDEPGMTIVQYRSYRIAVARPPFSDGFEITAVRPIVKTDLEDYEFAEDLKERLLERQRGVLISGAPGAGKSTFAQAVAEFLASHDNAVKTMEKPRDLQVGPDITQYTALGGDMAKTADSLLLVRPDYTIYDEVRKTEDFEVFADMRLAGVGMVGVVHATRAIDALQRLVGRVELGMIPQVVDTVVYIEAGRVDTVYDVQTEVKVPAGLTAEDLARPVIQISDFETGKPAYEIYTFNRQVVTVPLDGDEGSETGVSRLAKKEVEREIRSIARGHVEVELKGQNEAVVYVEEDDISYVIGKGGGRISDVENRLGIDIDVRTLDERPSGGSGSGGSADARGAAREGTVVTPEVTSRHVVVEASDAAEVGETVEVRADDEYLFTATVGRGGEIQVSRGSAIADELERAIDEKRRIAVLPT; encoded by the coding sequence ATGAACGTCGTACCGGACACGAGCGCGGTCATCGACGGCCGCGTGTCCGAACGCGTCGACGACGGCAGTTACGAGGGGGCGACGATCACCGTCCCCGAGGCCGTCGTCGGTGAACTCGAGTGGCAGGCCAACGAGGGCCACGACACCGGCTGGGAGGGCATCGAGGAACTGCAACGGCTGGTAGAGATGGCCGCCGAGGGGACGATCACCGTCGAGTACTACGGCGAGCGACCCAGCGCCGGCCAGATACGCGGTGCCGACGAGGGCGACATCGACGCCGTCGTCCGCGACGTGGCCGCCGACCTCGACGCCACGCTCCTCACGAGCGACGTGGTACAGGCCGAGGTGAGCAAGGCGAAGGGGCTGGACGTGGAGTACGTCGAACCTCGCGGCCGCGACGCCGAGGGCTTACAGATCGAGTCCTTTTTCGACGAGACGACCATGTCCGTCCACCTCCGTGCGGGGGCGAAGCCGAAGGCCAAACGCGGCGATATCGGCGACATGCACTACCAGGTCATCGGCGACGAGCCGACGACCGAGGCGGAGATGAAGGAGTTCGCCCACGACATCGCGGAGACGGCGCGGGCGAGCCCCGACGGCTTCGTCGAACTCGACGAACCGGGGATGACCATCGTCCAGTACCGCTCCTACCGCATCGCCGTCGCCCGCCCGCCGTTCTCGGACGGCTTCGAGATTACGGCCGTCCGCCCCATCGTCAAGACGGATCTGGAGGACTACGAGTTCGCAGAAGACCTCAAGGAGCGCCTGCTGGAGCGCCAGCGCGGCGTCCTCATCTCCGGCGCGCCGGGTGCCGGAAAGTCGACGTTCGCCCAGGCCGTCGCGGAGTTCCTCGCCAGCCACGACAACGCCGTGAAGACCATGGAGAAACCCCGCGACCTGCAGGTCGGGCCCGACATCACCCAGTACACGGCGCTCGGGGGCGACATGGCGAAGACGGCCGACTCCCTCCTGCTGGTCCGTCCGGACTACACCATCTACGACGAGGTGCGCAAGACCGAGGACTTCGAGGTGTTCGCGGACATGCGCCTCGCCGGCGTCGGCATGGTGGGCGTCGTCCACGCCACCCGCGCCATCGACGCCCTGCAACGGCTCGTCGGCCGAGTCGAACTCGGCATGATCCCGCAGGTGGTCGACACGGTGGTCTACATCGAAGCCGGCCGCGTCGACACCGTCTACGACGTGCAGACGGAGGTGAAGGTGCCCGCGGGGCTGACCGCCGAGGACCTCGCCCGCCCGGTCATCCAGATTTCGGACTTCGAGACGGGGAAGCCGGCCTACGAAATCTACACGTTCAACCGGCAGGTCGTCACCGTCCCCCTCGACGGGGACGAGGGGAGCGAGACGGGCGTCTCCCGGCTGGCGAAAAAGGAGGTCGAACGCGAGATTCGCTCCATCGCCCGCGGACACGTCGAAGTCGAGCTGAAAGGGCAGAACGAGGCCGTCGTCTACGTCGAGGAAGACGACATCTCCTACGTCATCGGGAAAGGGGGCGGCCGGATCAGCGACGTGGAGAACCGCCTCGGCATCGACATCGACGTCCGGACGCTGGACGAACGGCCGTCGGGCGGGAGCGGAAGCGGCGGTAGCGCCGACGCCCGCGGGGCGGCCCGCGAGGGCACCGTCGTCACGCCCGAAGTCACGTCCCGACACGTCGTCGTCGAGGCGAGCGACGCCGCCGAAGTGGGCGAGACGGTCGAAGTGCGGGCCGACGACGAGTACCTGTTCACCGCGACGGTCGGTCGTGGCGGGGAGATTCAGGTGTCGCGCGGGAGCGCCATCGCGGACGAACTCGAACGCGCCATCGACGAGAAGCGACGGATTGCGGTGCTTCCGACGTAG
- a CDS encoding winged helix-turn-helix domain-containing protein — MAGTDEEGLDDLPPSAKLVFKVLEYNGSLTQKGIVEESMLSARTVRYALERLEDIGVVDEDVYFADARQNLYQLDESALAEGDADAPCVECD; from the coding sequence ATGGCTGGAACTGACGAGGAGGGTCTGGACGACCTTCCGCCGAGCGCGAAACTGGTTTTCAAGGTCCTCGAATACAACGGGTCGCTGACCCAGAAGGGGATCGTCGAGGAGTCGATGCTGTCGGCTCGGACGGTCCGCTACGCGCTCGAACGACTCGAAGACATCGGCGTCGTCGACGAGGACGTCTACTTCGCCGACGCGCGACAGAACCTCTACCAACTCGACGAATCCGCGCTCGCGGAGGGCGACGCCGACGCGCCCTGCGTCGAGTGCGATTAG
- a CDS encoding acetate--CoA ligase family protein — METRELDPLFDPSSLAIVGASPDSWYSSRITEHLTDYGYDGEHYLVNPNRERAWDRRCYDAIADLPEVVDLAVVVVPREHVVDVVREAGEVGVPAALVITTGFSEADEQGAELEAELEATAANYDISVAGPNCIGLANAQAGTVLTGLCSREPEPGQIGLASQSGALSFATFFENAADEDTHFSHIVSTGNEVDQSLVDYVEYMAADPDVEVICTYIEGVTEPRRFIEVARETVATGTPVLAVKVGSSDVAQAAAESHTGSLTGNDAVWDAAFGQAGIERLPDVPDLTSRAQAHAAFDPPDSNRVCVASTSGGLATLLADLAEDRGLDLPQLADGTEKTLLEMEDLLTFGELHNPVDIRAQGAEVLPDVAETLFADDAFDAYVFGIGLSAVDSDADLIADHLLTVAEMTDDPVIFLWTGRREPAELDDPQPYERVRAEYPLFYEPSKAIDALASLVRFDEARDRLVGRPPFELDGRSPSDLPNDATLTWSRATSLLDDYGIDLPATRSASSSEEAARYASRIGTPVVMKVDSPDIAHRNEVGAVRVGVESSAEAQRAYEDIVANVFEHDDEATIEGVLVQEMIEGGVEALVGASQDPNLGPVVTLGSGGTQVEALQDTTHLVAPFGKGDAYGALKRTDLPARFEHEFGPDASLDSLANLITKVGNLVAKRREVAELDLNPVLVRPERSVCVDAFVKTD; from the coding sequence ATGGAGACACGAGAACTCGACCCGCTGTTCGATCCGTCGTCGCTGGCAATCGTGGGAGCGAGCCCGGATTCGTGGTACTCCTCGCGGATCACGGAGCATCTCACCGACTACGGCTACGACGGCGAGCATTACCTCGTCAATCCGAATCGCGAGAGGGCGTGGGATCGGCGGTGTTACGACGCGATAGCCGACCTGCCCGAGGTGGTCGACCTCGCCGTCGTGGTCGTCCCGCGCGAACACGTCGTCGACGTAGTACGTGAGGCGGGCGAGGTGGGCGTCCCCGCGGCGCTCGTCATCACGACCGGGTTCAGCGAGGCCGACGAGCAGGGAGCCGAACTGGAGGCCGAACTCGAAGCCACCGCCGCGAACTACGACATCAGCGTCGCGGGGCCGAACTGCATCGGCCTCGCGAACGCGCAGGCGGGGACGGTGTTGACTGGCCTCTGTTCCCGCGAGCCCGAACCGGGCCAAATCGGCCTCGCCAGTCAGTCCGGCGCGCTCTCTTTCGCGACGTTCTTCGAGAACGCCGCCGACGAGGACACCCACTTCTCCCACATCGTCTCGACGGGCAACGAGGTGGACCAGAGCCTCGTGGACTACGTCGAGTACATGGCCGCCGACCCCGACGTCGAGGTGATCTGTACGTACATCGAGGGCGTGACGGAGCCGCGGCGGTTCATCGAGGTGGCACGGGAGACGGTGGCGACGGGAACGCCGGTGCTGGCAGTCAAGGTCGGCAGTTCCGACGTGGCACAGGCGGCCGCCGAGTCACACACGGGGTCGCTGACCGGCAACGACGCGGTGTGGGACGCCGCCTTCGGACAGGCAGGCATCGAACGGCTCCCCGACGTTCCGGACCTCACGAGCCGGGCGCAGGCCCACGCGGCGTTCGATCCACCGGATTCGAACCGGGTCTGTGTCGCCTCGACGAGCGGCGGCCTCGCGACCCTCCTCGCCGACCTCGCGGAGGACCGCGGTCTCGACCTGCCGCAACTGGCCGACGGGACCGAGAAGACGCTGCTGGAGATGGAGGACCTGCTCACCTTCGGCGAACTCCACAACCCCGTCGACATCCGGGCCCAGGGGGCGGAGGTGCTCCCCGACGTCGCCGAGACGCTCTTCGCCGACGACGCCTTCGACGCCTACGTCTTCGGCATCGGCCTCTCGGCGGTGGATTCGGACGCGGATCTGATCGCCGACCACCTGCTCACCGTCGCCGAGATGACCGACGACCCCGTGATCTTCCTGTGGACCGGCCGCCGGGAGCCGGCCGAACTCGACGACCCCCAGCCCTACGAGCGGGTCCGCGCCGAGTACCCGCTCTTCTACGAGCCGTCGAAGGCCATCGACGCCCTGGCCTCTCTCGTCCGGTTCGACGAGGCCCGGGACCGACTCGTGGGACGGCCGCCGTTCGAACTCGACGGGCGGAGCCCCTCGGATCTGCCGAACGACGCCACGCTCACCTGGTCGCGGGCGACGAGCCTCCTCGACGACTACGGGATCGACCTGCCGGCGACGCGGTCGGCGTCGTCGAGCGAGGAGGCCGCGCGGTACGCCAGCCGGATCGGGACGCCGGTCGTGATGAAGGTGGACTCGCCGGATATCGCCCACCGCAACGAGGTGGGGGCGGTTCGGGTCGGCGTCGAGTCGTCCGCCGAGGCTCAGCGGGCCTACGAGGACATCGTCGCCAACGTCTTCGAACACGACGACGAGGCGACCATCGAGGGCGTCCTCGTCCAGGAGATGATCGAGGGCGGCGTGGAGGCGCTGGTCGGCGCGTCACAGGACCCCAACCTCGGCCCCGTCGTCACCCTCGGCTCCGGCGGGACGCAGGTCGAAGCGTTACAGGACACCACCCACCTCGTCGCACCGTTCGGCAAGGGCGACGCCTACGGCGCGCTCAAGCGGACGGACCTGCCGGCGCGGTTCGAACACGAGTTCGGCCCCGACGCGTCGCTGGACAGCCTCGCGAACCTCATCACCAAGGTTGGAAACCTCGTCGCCAAGCGTCGGGAGGTGGCCGAACTCGACCTCAACCCGGTGCTGGTGCGCCCGGAGCGGAGCGTCTGTGTCGACGCGTTCGTCAAGACCGACTGA
- a CDS encoding EMC6-like membrane protein, whose protein sequence is MATETEPGAGLTGHIRGVTVTTLACLGGVVAAVAAGAIVGTGPEAASDVRALAFLVAAAAGQYPVLKAIGVDIDDFGAKDHLYVGFMTFTLWFITFAIILTTGASL, encoded by the coding sequence ATGGCTACCGAAACGGAACCGGGGGCCGGCCTCACGGGGCATATCCGCGGGGTGACGGTCACCACGCTGGCCTGTCTGGGCGGCGTCGTGGCCGCCGTCGCGGCGGGTGCCATCGTCGGCACCGGCCCAGAGGCGGCGTCCGACGTGCGGGCACTCGCCTTTCTCGTCGCCGCCGCCGCCGGCCAGTATCCCGTCCTCAAGGCGATCGGGGTCGACATCGACGACTTCGGCGCGAAGGACCACCTGTACGTCGGGTTCATGACCTTCACGCTCTGGTTCATCACCTTCGCCATCATCCTCACGACGGGCGCCTCCCTGTAA
- a CDS encoding ribosome biogenesis/translation initiation ATPase RLI, with amino-acid sequence MADDSIAVVDLDRCQPDRCNYECANFCPPNRTGEECIVTLEERHDDPDLYDGGPDQISISEELCLGETCGICVEKCPFDAIEIINLPSELTEDPIHRYGENAFSLYGLPIPESGTVTGLLGPNGIGKSTAVHALAGELIPNLGRYDADPDWETVLDRYRGTALQNYLERLVDDAVTVARKPQYIDRIPDQFGGKTRDLLESTDERGVVDDLVDRLSIRPVIDQPIDTLSGGELQRVALAATLARDADFYFLDEITPYLDIGQRVTAARLVRELADEEDRSMLVVEHDLAVLDLLADRLHVAYGEPGAYGVVTDPKSVRNGINEYLRGYLDNENMRIRPNEITFEEHAPRESVTGTPLVEYPDLQKSYGEGEFSLDVDGGTIYKSEVLGVVGPNGIGKSTLAKLFAGSLEPDAGDVDFRLDIAYKPQYVEVDQPMRVDTFLSSITDDFGTSFWNTEIAKPLQLERIMEQQLTDLSGGERQRVAIAACLSKDADLYLLDEPSAHMDVEQRVQATSAIRRYAENHDATAMVIDHDIYMIDLLADRLMVFDGEPADHGHASTPQDMRSGMNDFLADLDITFRRDERTGRPRINKPESQLDREQKRAGEYYYAP; translated from the coding sequence ATGGCCGACGACAGCATCGCGGTCGTCGACCTCGACCGGTGTCAACCCGACCGCTGCAACTACGAATGTGCGAACTTCTGTCCGCCCAACCGGACCGGCGAGGAGTGCATCGTCACGCTGGAGGAGCGCCACGACGACCCCGACCTCTACGACGGCGGCCCGGACCAGATCAGCATCTCCGAGGAACTCTGTCTGGGCGAGACCTGCGGCATCTGCGTCGAGAAGTGTCCCTTCGACGCCATCGAGATAATCAACCTCCCCTCGGAACTGACCGAGGACCCCATCCACCGCTACGGCGAGAACGCCTTCTCGCTGTACGGCCTCCCCATTCCCGAATCGGGAACGGTGACGGGGCTACTCGGGCCGAACGGCATCGGGAAATCGACCGCGGTCCACGCCCTCGCCGGCGAGTTGATCCCCAACCTCGGGCGGTACGACGCCGACCCTGACTGGGAGACGGTGCTGGACCGATATCGAGGGACTGCGCTCCAGAACTACCTCGAACGCCTCGTGGACGACGCGGTGACGGTCGCGCGCAAGCCACAGTACATCGACCGCATCCCGGATCAGTTCGGGGGGAAGACCCGCGACCTCCTGGAGAGCACGGACGAACGTGGCGTCGTCGACGACCTGGTCGACCGACTCTCCATCCGCCCGGTGATCGACCAGCCCATCGACACGCTCTCCGGCGGCGAACTCCAGCGAGTCGCGCTCGCGGCGACCCTCGCCCGCGACGCCGATTTCTACTTCCTCGACGAGATCACGCCCTACCTCGACATCGGGCAGCGCGTCACCGCGGCCCGTCTCGTCCGCGAACTCGCCGACGAGGAGGACCGCTCGATGCTCGTCGTGGAACACGACCTGGCCGTCCTCGACTTGCTCGCGGACCGCCTCCACGTCGCCTACGGCGAACCCGGCGCGTACGGCGTCGTCACCGACCCCAAGTCCGTCCGCAACGGCATCAACGAGTACCTTCGGGGCTATCTCGACAACGAGAACATGCGCATCCGCCCGAACGAGATCACGTTCGAGGAACACGCCCCCCGCGAGTCCGTGACGGGCACGCCGCTGGTCGAGTATCCCGACCTGCAGAAATCCTACGGCGAGGGCGAGTTCTCGCTCGACGTCGATGGGGGAACGATCTACAAGAGCGAGGTGCTGGGCGTGGTCGGGCCGAACGGGATCGGCAAGTCCACCCTGGCGAAGCTGTTCGCGGGGTCGCTCGAACCGGACGCGGGTGACGTGGACTTCCGCCTCGACATCGCCTACAAACCGCAGTACGTCGAGGTGGATCAGCCGATGCGCGTCGACACCTTCCTCTCCTCGATCACCGACGACTTCGGCACCTCCTTCTGGAACACGGAGATCGCCAAACCGCTCCAGCTAGAGCGCATCATGGAACAGCAGTTGACGGACCTCTCGGGCGGGGAGCGCCAGCGCGTCGCCATCGCGGCGTGTCTCTCGAAGGACGCCGACCTCTACCTGCTGGACGAGCCGTCGGCACACATGGACGTCGAACAGCGGGTGCAGGCCACCTCCGCCATCCGGCGCTACGCCGAGAACCACGACGCCACGGCGATGGTCATCGACCACGACATCTACATGATCGACCTGTTGGCCGACCGGCTGATGGTGTTCGACGGCGAACCCGCCGACCACGGCCACGCCTCGACGCCACAGGACATGCGCTCGGGCATGAACGACTTCCTCGCGGACCTGGACATCACGTTCCGGCGCGACGAGCGGACGGGCCGGCCCCGGATCAACAAGCCCGAGAGCCAACTCGACCGCGAACAGAAGCGGGCGGGCGAGTACTACTACGCGCCGTAA
- a CDS encoding amidohydrolase, with product MTAPADLLLTNAEVHTLARPDETHDAVAVRDGRITRVGDAYELDFLAGVDTRIVDCDGRVVLPGFIDAHTHFELLGRKLVHVDLSGAESRGAALDRLRDRADAVPAGDPVVGYGYDETEWGESDYLTRADLDAVDAAGPVVAVREDLHVASLDSTAVERFVDDLSEAGVRREGGEPTGVVVEGATEGVLDALAPGPEEATAAIRAAQRYANERGVTGVHDMVRRSYAPRVYRDLDAADELTLRVRLNYWADHLDALVETGLRTNHGDGRVRVGAIKTFTDGSLGGRTAKLSEPYADAPDERGEWTVPPAEFRDLLDSAAGAGFQVAAHAIGDEAVGDVVDAFATRPSTDARHRVEHAELASDAAIDRMAEADIVASIQPNFHRWAGEDGLYAARIGDRRTETNRLGRLADAGVHLAFGSDGMPLDPLVGVHHAVNAPTADQRLGVTEALRAYTLGSAYAGFDEDRLGTVEPGKYADLVVLDGSPWERPGEIREIDVTLTVVDGEVVYDGSDP from the coding sequence ATGACCGCCCCCGCCGACCTCCTCCTGACGAACGCGGAGGTCCACACGCTCGCCCGCCCGGACGAGACCCACGACGCGGTCGCCGTCCGCGACGGGCGGATCACCCGCGTCGGCGACGCCTACGAACTCGACTTCCTGGCCGGCGTCGACACCCGAATCGTCGACTGCGACGGTCGCGTCGTCCTCCCGGGCTTTATCGACGCCCACACCCACTTCGAACTCCTCGGTCGGAAACTCGTCCACGTGGACCTCTCGGGGGCCGAGAGCCGGGGAGCGGCGCTCGACCGCCTGCGCGACCGGGCCGACGCCGTTCCCGCTGGCGATCCGGTCGTCGGCTACGGCTACGACGAGACCGAGTGGGGGGAGAGCGACTACCTCACGCGCGCGGATCTGGACGCCGTCGACGCCGCGGGACCGGTCGTCGCGGTCCGGGAGGACCTCCACGTCGCCTCGCTGGATTCGACGGCGGTAGAGCGGTTCGTCGACGACCTGTCCGAGGCGGGCGTTCGGCGCGAGGGCGGGGAGCCGACGGGCGTCGTCGTCGAGGGGGCCACGGAGGGGGTCCTCGATGCCCTCGCGCCCGGTCCCGAGGAAGCCACGGCGGCCATCCGGGCGGCCCAGCGGTACGCCAACGAACGCGGCGTCACCGGCGTCCACGACATGGTTCGGCGCTCGTACGCGCCGCGGGTGTACCGCGACCTCGACGCCGCCGACGAACTGACGCTCCGGGTCCGACTCAACTACTGGGCGGACCACCTCGATGCCCTCGTCGAGACGGGACTGCGGACGAACCACGGCGACGGCCGCGTCCGCGTGGGCGCGATCAAGACGTTCACCGACGGGAGCCTCGGCGGGCGGACGGCGAAGCTCTCCGAACCGTACGCCGACGCCCCCGACGAGCGAGGCGAGTGGACCGTCCCCCCCGCCGAGTTCCGTGATCTACTCGACAGCGCCGCAGGCGCGGGGTTTCAGGTCGCCGCCCACGCCATCGGCGACGAGGCGGTCGGGGACGTCGTCGACGCGTTCGCGACACGACCGTCGACGGACGCCCGTCACCGCGTCGAACACGCGGAACTGGCGAGCGACGCAGCCATCGACCGGATGGCCGAGGCGGATATCGTCGCCTCGATCCAGCCGAACTTCCACCGCTGGGCCGGCGAAGACGGCCTGTACGCCGCCCGAATCGGCGACCGTCGAACCGAGACGAACCGGTTGGGCCGTCTCGCAGACGCCGGTGTCCACCTCGCGTTCGGGAGCGACGGCATGCCACTCGACCCGCTCGTCGGCGTCCACCACGCGGTCAACGCTCCGACCGCCGACCAGCGACTCGGCGTGACCGAGGCACTCCGGGCGTACACGCTGGGCAGCGCCTACGCTGGCTTCGACGAGGATCGGCTGGGGACGGTCGAACCGGGGAAATATGCCGACCTGGTCGTCCTCGACGGCTCGCCGTGGGAGCGACCCGGGGAGATTCGGGAGATCGACGTGACCCTCACCGTCGTCGACGGCGAAGTGGTGTACGACGGGTCGGACCCTTGA
- the pyrF gene encoding orotidine-5'-phosphate decarboxylase produces the protein MTAFFDRLADRIDRVDSVVSVGLDADPDRIPDSLADRDLPRWAFNRRIIDATHEHAACYKPNAAFYEDADGWRALRETVAYAHGKDVPVLLDAKRADIGNTSRRYAELLDTADAITVNPYMGRDSLDPFLSREAAGVFVLCRTSNPGGADLQDLELASGEPLYRRVAALADLWNEHGNVGLVVGATAPEELETLRAEVPDIPFLVPGVGAQGGDAEAAVEYGLADGVGLVNSSRGIIFAGEDAPGDDEAAYFGAAGEAAKRLKKRLNRFR, from the coding sequence ATGACCGCGTTCTTCGACCGCCTCGCCGACCGCATCGACCGCGTGGACAGCGTCGTCTCCGTCGGGTTGGACGCCGACCCCGACCGGATTCCGGACTCCCTCGCCGACCGCGACCTACCGCGGTGGGCGTTCAACCGCCGGATCATCGACGCCACGCACGAACACGCCGCCTGCTACAAGCCCAACGCGGCCTTCTACGAGGACGCCGACGGCTGGCGGGCGCTCCGCGAGACGGTCGCGTACGCCCACGGGAAGGACGTGCCCGTCCTGCTCGACGCCAAACGCGCCGACATCGGCAACACCTCGCGGCGCTACGCGGAACTCCTCGACACCGCCGACGCCATCACGGTCAACCCCTACATGGGTCGGGACTCGCTCGACCCGTTCCTCTCCCGCGAGGCGGCGGGCGTGTTCGTCCTCTGTCGCACCTCGAACCCGGGCGGCGCGGACCTGCAGGACCTCGAACTCGCCTCGGGCGAACCCCTCTACCGGCGGGTGGCGGCACTCGCGGATCTGTGGAACGAACACGGCAACGTCGGCCTCGTCGTGGGCGCGACGGCGCCCGAGGAGCTGGAGACGCTGCGGGCCGAGGTGCCCGACATCCCCTTCCTCGTGCCCGGCGTGGGGGCACAGGGCGGTGACGCCGAGGCGGCCGTGGAGTACGGCCTCGCGGACGGCGTCGGCCTCGTCAACTCCTCGCGAGGGATCATCTTTGCAGGCGAGGACGCCCCGGGCGACGACGAGGCGGCGTACTTCGGCGCGGCGGGCGAAGCGGCCAAACGGTTGAAAAAGCGGCTCAACCGGTTCCGCTAA